The genomic window GCATCGCCTGCGAATTGCCGACACCTGCTCAAGTGGCGCTGAACGCGATTGTCGAGCATGAGGATGAAAGCCTGCAATTCTGGGCCCTTGCCTTTGCGCCGGGTAAACCGGAATTTCATTCCGAAGCGTGCCGTCAGTGGCTGCTGGACAGGGACTAAGCTGTACCGAAGGGCCTGTTCAGCTGCACGATTTTCCAGTTGAGCAGGAAGGCAAAACTGACCCAGCAGATATAAGGCACATTGAGCCATCCCGCGAGGGGCGAGTAGAGCGGCAAGATAAGGCAAAGCGACAGGACCGAAAGCCAGAGAAACACGTTTTCAGCCAAGGCCCAGTCCGGGCGCTTGATCTTGAAGAAAAGCGGCGACCAGGCGAAATGCAGGACGAAATTGGCGGCAAACAAGGCGGCGATTACGACCGTGTCGCTTGTGCTCTGTGCCGCGCTAAGCGCGAGGTAAAAGCTCCACCCCGATAGGCCAAGGATGATGGTCCAGGCGGGACCAAACAACCAGTCAGGCGGCTGCCAGCTGGGTTTGTTGAGATCGCGGTACCACTCTCCAATTTCGGTCAGCGCGCCGCCAGCACCGCCAAGGATGATAGCCCACGCAGCGGCGATGCCCGCCAAAGTCCAGTCGATTTCCATACCTGCCGTCCTACACCCATCGCATGGGTTTAGGAACCGCAAGCTTTGCATCCGCCATTGCCTTTGATGAAGCCTTGCGCCAATTCGTGTTGCTATG from Erythrobacter sp. SCSIO 43205 includes these protein-coding regions:
- a CDS encoding TspO/MBR family protein; translated protein: MEIDWTLAGIAAAWAIILGGAGGALTEIGEWYRDLNKPSWQPPDWLFGPAWTIILGLSGWSFYLALSAAQSTSDTVVIAALFAANFVLHFAWSPLFFKIKRPDWALAENVFLWLSVLSLCLILPLYSPLAGWLNVPYICWVSFAFLLNWKIVQLNRPFGTA